The following DNA comes from Rhinatrema bivittatum chromosome 17, aRhiBiv1.1, whole genome shotgun sequence.
ccctggtgaatctatgctgtgCAGCAACCCTCTtatttgtagatagttcattatcctttccttcagcagtctacATCAatcttttgggtacttgccaggttcttatggcctggactggccactgttggaaacaggatgctgggcttgatggacccttggtctgacccagtatggcattttcttatgttcttatgttccgttccaccgaggtgaggctgaccagcctgtagtttccatcctCTTCTTGGCTATCACTCTCGTGAAGTGGGACCAccgctgctcttctccaatcggGTGGTACCACTtcagtttccagggatctattgaacaggactTTCAGCGGACCTACCGggtcatctctgagctccctcagtatcctgggatgtacctcatctggacccatgactttgtccacttttaatttgcctagctcttcccaatcattctcttctgtaaatagagtttcatctactccaatCCCATCTATGTCTTTGTCAGCCagcaacagttttctttagtgaacaccgaactgaagtatttgtttaatatttctgctatttcttcttctctctcctcacatTCCTCCCCGTCAGTTTTGCTCTACCACTTCAGGCCTGCCTTTTTTCTCTgatatttctgaaaaatgttttgtctcctcgctttacctctttggcaatcctttcttctgctcaaccttttgctttcctgatttctttcttcgtctctccCAGCTTGATCAGattttcttccctgtgttcctctttttgggatcctttatacttcctaaacgcggttctgtttgcttttattttttcagcctccACCTTAGAGTAGCAgactggtttctttttcctcttttttttcatcCGGCTGCACACAGATCTGATCATAATAATCCTTAAATGATTTCAGTGGCAGGCACTATATGAATGAAAAACATCATTTGTAGTAACTcagtaaataataaaaagtagtttggtagaaataaaggttaaataaaaacaaaactgtatCAGCTggaacctttttattggactaacattaTGTTTCTTGGCTAGCTTTCAGGACTAAATTCTCCCTCCCTAAGGTCAGAACAGAATCTATAAAAACATAgcatctaatatatatatatattacttgtTAACCTTTATTCCCCTATAGTAAATGATGTCCCATTGAGTCTTTCTAGGGCAGTGGGCTCAGTACAGTACCGGAAAGAATTAAAATCAGCTTGCACTCCTGTGGGGCTGGGTGTGCGCGAGGCGAGATGTCCATGCTCTACATGGAGAACAGCAAGTGAGGGCTTTGTGCCTGCTTTATAGTACAAGCGGTAAAAAATGCATGGGGATTTGCCACCCTTACCTCACCCTGCTCCAGACCCCACCTCTTTTCCTTGCAGCTAAAATGGCACACAAACCTTTAGCTGAATAACCAGTTAGGTCTTCTTTTTCCCATGATTTCATAACATGTTTTCACATTTTAAGGATTCTACAGTGAAATTATTTCATCGCAATACCATTTTGGGTTTCCTCTCCTTCAGTATGCTGGAGTTGTATGTGGGATAGAGTGAGTGTGTGCAtgaagggtggaggagaggcgATATGAAGTGAGGGTGGTAAAATGTCTGGATATCAGCTCACTGCTGTACCCAACCAACACCCAGCCCTGAACATGGGAACTGCTCCTCAAACCTTCTCTTTCAGTTACTGTGGTACCTCCGGCTGTAAGGACTCCcgtatacaatttttttttttttttggtaactcTATAGCTTGTAACAGAGTACCTTTTAAATAAGAGAAGCCCCCTTTGGGGTTAAGGCTGCAGTGTGCACCTACAATAGTGAATGAGGAAGGGTCTCATCAGAGTGACTGACTCCAGCCACTTGCTTTAAACAATATGAATGGGCTGTTGGATTTGGCAGTTTAGTGATTAAGGTGCTTAAATCTTTTGAGGCTGGAAATCCAAATTAGAGCTGAGCGAATAAAGGTGCATATGAGCCCTGTGACAGAAAGAAGAACCCCCTTCACATCCCTTCTCCCAAAAATTGATATCCATGCAATATGAATTTACTCACCAACCACCACCGGCAGCACCTTCAtagccttcctctctctcccgTTGATCTTGGCCTGTTTCCTGTGTTGGATGGAGTGGGAGGTGTACTGGAGGTGAGGATATGACACTGTTTGTATACCATGGCCATTGTCCACATAAGCCTTGGGAAAGGGGCATTCTGAGTTGGCATAAAGGTTCAGGTCCTCTTGTCTGGTACTGTTTGGACTCCTTTCGAGAAGCAGGGTTGAGCATTGTAGCTTCTTCCCTGGAGACATCTGACTCCGCAGCTTGGCCTTCCTCGTTTCCTCCCAGCGCTTCAGGCCTTGGAACATGCCACAGTACAGGACCAGCATAATGGGGCATGGAATGAAGAAAGAGCAGACGGAAGAGTAGATGATGTAGTTGTTATCCTCGAGTTTACACACGGTGGGGTCACGATTTGGAATGTTATTCAGGCCAAAGATAACTGGTGAAGCTACAGCAAGTGCAAATATCCAAGTGGTAGAGATGAGAAAAAGCTGGCGGTTGTCAACCTGACGTCGGTTATAATTCAGGGGAATAGCAACAGCAATAAACCTGTAAAATGAAGAGACAGAATCAGTCAGTGGGTTCCATTTAGTCTTACATTCCTACTAATGGCGTATCATGGGTCTCCAGTGCTCAGGGGCCAATGCTTTCTTTTGTGCTCCACCCACCAGTCCTTCTTGTAGCAATAATTACTTAAACACAGAAAATCACAATAATGCAAACACCAAAGGAAACTTCAGGAGTGTTCCACTTCTGGCCTTtgaggaaaaaacattttttccgtTTTTTCCCCTTAGGCTTTCAGATATCACTGTGGCCTCATTACATCACTCTGTTCTCCGCCTAATTTAGAAGGGATGCGTTATTGTATGGCGACTATGCAACCACGTAGTGTGTCTATTGGGTGGCAGCATCTAGGGCCACATTGATTGTGAGAACCATTCAGGGGAGCAAGGCCTTGTTTTTGGCTAGCTACTGGAGGAGGGAATGGTGAAAGGAAAGGCAGCAGAGGGGGTGAGAGAATGGCAGGGAAGCATCACCAGCTCAAGCAGACGGCACTGAGGGTTTCATGGAAAGAGGGAGCAGTgtctcttatgcacacacagatccacagctttcctttctctctcgcacacacatgcacaagcagATTTTCTCTCTGTAactatcacacacacattctcttcctCCCTGTATCTTTCCCATCCATGCACAACTCCAGCACTTTGCCTCTCTCCCTCAGCCTGACTCCAGGACTCTTCCACGTCTGTGACCTCAGCTTGTTTTTCCATCCCTTAGCCCTTATCCCAATGCTCTACTGCTGACAAGGTATGAGCACACGGAGCTGGTACAAGAATCTCActcagcagctctctgcttcagcccctgctctctcaggcagaagtggggggggggggggggggctgaggttGGAGCAAACTGGAGAAgaaccactctgctccctaatccagtccctctcctcctgttgttctctgctcccctcttgccctgcagggaacaggaggggagaagTGAGCTGAGAGTGGAGGAGAatggtcacctggaaggagagcatcaccttggtgaggcaggaagcaatcctgtaac
Coding sequences within:
- the DRD4 gene encoding D(4) dopamine receptor → MTMDVMLCTASIFNLCAISVDRFIAVAIPLNYNRRQVDNRQLFLISTTWIFALAVASPVIFGLNNIPNRDPTVCKLEDNNYIIYSSVCSFFIPCPIMLVLYCGMFQGLKRWEETRKAKLRSQMSPGKKLQCSTLLLERSPNSTRQEDLNLYANSECPFPKAYVDNGHGIQTVSYPHLQYTSHSIQHRKQAKINGRERKAMKVLPVVVGAFLFCWTPFFVVHITRALCQQCNIPGQLISIVTWLGYVNSALNPIIYTIFNTEFRNYFRKVLHLFC